One stretch of Chryseobacterium indologenes DNA includes these proteins:
- a CDS encoding polysaccharide biosynthesis protein, with amino-acid sequence MYNSLRKKIFGGDNVVNLSDVRYLPRWIILVIDIIILVISLFLSTYIIEKITQKEFIYHEDKSIVFAFIILVNTFFMYIFKTYAGIIRHSTFIDLFKLLVSCFSTMFVVATINVIYFWTTGGKFILTPYLVLYFVISFMGLFLFRLYVKEFFHIVREYRRSALKKRILVLGIDEQSIAIARAILDNPNLPYQVVGFLTQRTDSKRASLLGKPIYAKEKIENSTKDDLVIDGVIIVKEMMAKDEMNSWVNLFLEKDLNVFKAPSVQKLRDSDLGGSIRNLQIEDLLNRKPIKIENEEVKSRHYGKSVLVTGGAGSIGSEIVRQVAQFTPSLIVVLDQAETPLYDIELEMKEKFPHIRFKFVLADVSNIHRVEPLFQLHNFSMVYHAAAYKHVPLVEDNPNEAIRVNVLGSKNIAVLSSRYKVNRFVMISTDKAVNPTNVMGASKRAAELFVQSLQHAEGNTTKFITTRFGNVLGSNGSVIPHFKKQIEAGGPVTITHPDIVRYFMTIPEACELVLQAGTMGQGGEIFVFDMGEPVKILDLAKRMIKLSGFEPNIDIKIIYTGLRPGEKLYEELLSDNAKTLPTHNEKIMISKDPTMSFSEIDDLVSLITEASVKKEKVEVVKILKLIVPEFISNNSIYEVLDK; translated from the coding sequence ATGTACAATTCTCTTAGAAAAAAAATATTTGGAGGAGATAATGTTGTCAATCTCTCAGACGTACGATATCTTCCTAGATGGATAATATTGGTAATAGATATTATTATTCTGGTTATATCTTTGTTTCTTTCTACTTATATTATAGAAAAAATTACACAAAAGGAATTTATTTACCATGAAGATAAAAGTATTGTTTTTGCTTTTATCATATTGGTGAACACCTTCTTTATGTATATTTTTAAGACGTATGCCGGAATCATCAGGCATTCAACTTTTATAGATTTGTTCAAATTACTTGTATCGTGTTTCAGTACGATGTTTGTTGTTGCTACGATCAATGTAATATACTTTTGGACTACAGGTGGAAAGTTTATTTTAACTCCTTATCTGGTATTATATTTTGTGATTTCTTTTATGGGATTATTTCTCTTTAGACTTTATGTTAAAGAGTTTTTTCACATTGTAAGAGAATACAGAAGAAGTGCTCTGAAAAAAAGGATCTTAGTACTGGGAATTGATGAACAATCTATTGCTATTGCAAGGGCTATTTTAGATAATCCTAACCTTCCTTATCAGGTAGTCGGTTTTTTGACACAGAGAACCGATTCAAAACGGGCTTCTTTGCTGGGTAAACCAATCTATGCTAAAGAGAAAATTGAAAACAGTACAAAAGACGATCTGGTTATTGATGGAGTTATCATTGTAAAAGAAATGATGGCAAAGGATGAAATGAATTCCTGGGTCAACCTGTTTTTGGAGAAAGATCTTAATGTATTTAAAGCTCCTTCCGTCCAAAAATTGAGAGATAGTGACTTAGGGGGATCAATAAGAAATCTCCAGATTGAGGATCTTCTTAATAGAAAGCCTATAAAGATTGAAAACGAGGAAGTTAAAAGCAGACATTATGGTAAAAGTGTTTTAGTAACCGGAGGTGCCGGTTCTATTGGTAGCGAAATTGTTCGACAAGTTGCTCAGTTTACCCCTTCTCTAATTGTTGTTCTCGATCAGGCGGAAACACCATTATATGATATTGAACTTGAGATGAAGGAAAAATTTCCTCATATCAGATTTAAATTTGTATTAGCAGATGTATCCAATATTCATAGGGTAGAGCCATTATTCCAGTTGCATAATTTTTCAATGGTATACCATGCGGCGGCCTATAAGCATGTTCCTCTCGTAGAAGATAATCCTAATGAAGCTATACGGGTAAATGTATTAGGTTCAAAAAATATTGCTGTTTTATCCAGTCGTTACAAAGTCAATCGATTTGTAATGATTTCAACAGATAAAGCGGTAAATCCAACTAATGTTATGGGAGCTTCCAAGAGAGCTGCTGAATTATTTGTTCAGTCCCTGCAACATGCTGAAGGTAATACAACAAAATTTATTACAACAAGATTTGGGAATGTTTTGGGCTCAAACGGATCAGTAATTCCTCATTTTAAAAAACAGATCGAAGCAGGGGGACCTGTTACCATTACGCATCCTGATATAGTAAGGTATTTTATGACCATTCCTGAAGCTTGTGAGCTGGTTCTTCAGGCCGGAACTATGGGACAGGGAGGTGAGATCTTTGTTTTTGATATGGGTGAACCTGTGAAAATTCTTGATTTAGCAAAAAGAATGATCAAATTATCAGGTTTTGAACCTAATATTGATATAAAAATTATTTATACAGGACTGAGACCGGGTGAAAAACTCTATGAAGAACTCTTAAGTGATAATGCAAAGACTCTTCCTACACATAATGAAAAGATTATGATTTCTAAAGATCCAACAATGTCATTTTCAGAAATAGATGATCTTGTGAGTCTGATTACAGAAGCTTCTGTAAAAAAAGAAAAAGTGGAAGTAGTTAAAATTTTGAAACTTATAGTTCCCGAATTTATAAGCAACAATTCGATCTACGAGGTTTTGGATAAATAG
- a CDS encoding regulatory protein RecX: MQMEKKSFTFDEIKQKLVSYCVYQDRCHAEVEQKMREFLLIEKAKEEIILYLMKENYLNEERFTRSYIRGKFYIKHWGRNKIRMNLKQKQISEKLINMCFDEIYEDDYTKTIIRIYEDYSSKQKGLQEYQKKAKTIKYLMSRGFEYEKINDIFD; the protein is encoded by the coding sequence ATTCAGATGGAAAAAAAATCTTTTACTTTTGATGAAATAAAGCAGAAACTGGTCAGTTATTGTGTGTATCAAGATCGTTGTCATGCGGAAGTGGAACAGAAAATGAGGGAATTTCTCCTTATTGAAAAGGCAAAAGAAGAAATTATCCTTTACCTGATGAAAGAAAATTACCTCAATGAAGAAAGGTTTACCAGAAGTTATATCAGAGGAAAGTTTTACATCAAACATTGGGGAAGGAATAAGATCAGAATGAATCTTAAGCAGAAGCAGATCTCTGAAAAGCTGATCAATATGTGTTTTGATGAAATATACGAAGATGATTACACCAAAACCATTATAAGAATCTATGAAGATTATTCTTCTAAGCAAAAAGGACTGCAAGAATATCAAAAAAAAGCTAAGACTATAAAGTATTTGATGAGCAGAGGCTTTGAATATGAAAAAATAAATGATATTTTTGACTAA
- the glyA gene encoding serine hydroxymethyltransferase has translation MDIIFDLIEKERQRQSHGLELIASENFVSENVMKAMGSVLTNKYAEGYPGKRYYGGCEVVDEVETLAIDRAKELFGVDYVNVQPHSGSQANAAIYLAVLKPGDKIMGMDLSMGGHLTHGSAVNFSGIQYEVVSYGVERETGLIDYNQMREVALREKPKMLIAGFSAYSRDLDYAKFREIADEIGATLWADIAHPAGLVAKGLLNSPFEHCHVVTTTTHKTLRGPRGGMIMMGKDFENTYGHKTPKGETKMMSQVLDGAVFPGIQGGPLEHVIAGKAVAFGEALDGQFETYAKQVKANAQALSKAMINRGFDIVSGGTDNHLMLVDLRNKGVNGKETEKALVLADITCNKNMVPFDDKSPFTTSGIRLGTAAITTRGLKENDMETIAGLISEVVDNIKNEEVLTSVRKKVNELMEGKALFNY, from the coding sequence ATGGATATTATTTTTGACCTGATTGAAAAGGAAAGACAAAGACAGTCCCATGGATTGGAACTTATCGCATCAGAAAACTTTGTTTCTGAAAATGTGATGAAAGCAATGGGAAGTGTACTGACAAATAAATATGCTGAAGGGTATCCCGGAAAAAGATATTACGGAGGATGTGAAGTAGTAGATGAGGTTGAAACATTAGCGATCGACAGAGCAAAAGAACTTTTCGGAGTAGACTATGTCAACGTTCAGCCACATTCCGGATCTCAGGCAAATGCAGCCATTTATCTTGCTGTTTTGAAACCGGGAGATAAGATCATGGGAATGGACCTTTCCATGGGAGGACACCTTACTCATGGTTCTGCAGTGAATTTTTCAGGAATTCAATACGAAGTAGTTTCTTACGGAGTAGAAAGAGAAACGGGCCTTATTGATTATAATCAAATGAGAGAAGTTGCTCTAAGAGAAAAACCAAAAATGTTAATCGCAGGATTCTCTGCCTACTCAAGAGATCTTGATTATGCTAAATTCAGAGAAATTGCTGACGAAATAGGAGCAACACTTTGGGCTGACATTGCTCACCCTGCAGGTTTAGTGGCTAAAGGGCTGTTAAATTCTCCATTTGAACACTGCCATGTCGTAACCACTACGACTCACAAGACCCTAAGAGGTCCAAGAGGAGGAATGATTATGATGGGGAAAGATTTTGAAAATACGTATGGCCACAAAACTCCAAAAGGAGAAACAAAAATGATGAGCCAGGTATTGGATGGAGCAGTATTTCCAGGAATCCAGGGAGGTCCGCTGGAGCATGTGATTGCCGGTAAAGCAGTTGCATTTGGAGAAGCTTTGGACGGTCAGTTCGAAACGTACGCAAAACAAGTTAAGGCAAATGCTCAGGCATTATCAAAAGCAATGATCAACAGAGGTTTTGATATCGTGAGTGGAGGTACAGATAATCACTTAATGTTGGTAGATCTTAGGAATAAAGGAGTCAACGGTAAAGAAACAGAAAAAGCATTGGTGCTTGCAGATATTACATGTAATAAAAACATGGTTCCTTTCGACGATAAGTCTCCATTTACAACATCAGGGATCAGATTAGGGACTGCAGCTATTACGACAAGAGGACTTAAAGAAAATGATATGGAAACCATTGCAGGATTAATCTCTGAAGTGGTGGATAATATTAAAAATGAAGAAGTTCTTACTTCTGTAAGAAAGAAGGTAAATGAATTAATGGAAGGTAAAGCATTATTCAATTACTAA